A part of Miscanthus floridulus cultivar M001 chromosome 6, ASM1932011v1, whole genome shotgun sequence genomic DNA contains:
- the LOC136460793 gene encoding uncharacterized protein: MRKEIERCKNLVERSKSRIVSLPIAPSSSNTADNNKRNKRGPVSALEKAWALEDLREGLLKQERRHIETLLESTKSTWAEKGVTICSNGWSDPQRRPIINFVAVSDKAPMFLRADNCEGQYKSKEYIAEKLKGIIEEVGRHNVVQIITDNAANCKGAGLIIESEYDNIFWTPCVVHTLNLALKSICEPKIGNNPSDEELFSWGELEFMYDVKTEAAMIKNFIMNHGMRLSMFNEFSPLKLLSIAETRFASVVCMLKRFVEVKTALQQMVISDKWSVYREVRDDSPTPTAQIVKDLILSDVWWDKVDYILKITTPIYEMIRMTDTDTPCLHLVYEMWDSMIEKVKKVIYRYEGKQEDEESSLYSVIYDILIARWTKGNNPLHCLAHSLNPRYYSKKWIEEGPGREPPHKDKEV, translated from the exons ATGAGGAAGGAAATTGAAAGGTGCAAGAATCTGGTGGAAAGATCCAAGTCAAGAATTGTTTCTTTGCCTATTGCTCCTTCCTCAAGCAATACTGCTGACAACAACAAGAGGAACAAGAGGGGGCCTGTTTCTGCATTGGAAAAAGCTTGGGCATTGGAAGACC TTAGGGAGGGGCTTCTGAAGCAAGAAAGGAGGCACATAGAGACTTTGTTGGAGAGCACAAAGAGCACATGGGCAGAGAAGGGAGTCACAATCTGCTCTAATGGTTGGTCAGATCCTCAGAGGCGACCAATCATCAATTTTGTTGCTGTTTCTGACAAGGCACCTATGTTCTTGAGGGCTGATAATTGTGAAGGTCAGTACAAATCAAAAGAATATATTGCTGAGAAGTTGAAGGGTATAATTGAAGAAGTAGGTCGACATAATGTAGTACAAATCATTACAGACAATGCTGCAAATTGCAAAGGTGCTGGTCTCATAATAGAATCTGAGTATGATAACATATTTTGGACACCATGTGTTGTGCATACCCTCAATCTTGCGCTGAAAAGTATATGTGAACCTAAAATAGGAAACAACCCCTCTGATGAAGAACTATTTTCTTGGGGGGAACTTGAATTTATGTATGATGTTAAAACTGAGGCTGCTATGATAAAGAATTTCATAATGAATCATGGCATGCGGCTTTCAATGTTCAATGAGTTCAGCCCTTTGAAGTTACTTTCTATTGCTGAAACAAGATTTGCCTCTGTTGTATGTATGTTGAAGCGGTTTGTTGAGGTAAAAACAGCCCTCCAACAAATGGTGATTAGTGACAAATGGAGTGTGTACAGAGAAGTCAGAGATGATTCTCCAACTCCAACAGCCCAAATTGTCAAGGACTTGATACTTAGTGATGTATGGTGGGACAAGGTGGACTACATTCTTAAGATTACTACTCCTATTTATGAAATGATTCGTATGACAGACACCGACACACCATGTCTTCACTTAGTTTATGAGATGTGGGATTCAATGATAGAGAAAGTGAAGAAAGTCATATATCGATATGAGGGCAAGCAAGAAGATGAGGAGTCAAGTCTGTACTCGGTTATTTATGACATATTGATTGCTAGGTGGACAAAAGGAAATAATCCACTTCATTGTTTAGCTCATTCACTTAATCCAAG ATATTATAGCAAAAAGTGGATTGAAGAAGGTCCTGGCCGTGAACCACCCCACAAGGATAAAGAGGTATAA
- the LOC136456271 gene encoding peptide deformylase 1B, chloroplastic-like translates to MTIVRQSEVSGASHEHDPRARVLPLTASSLSPPSGSGHCSPPLAGRPKKSKPKGEGAAPMAAGLCPRLRVFMASSRPLLAARSGALPQPLRRAGPAMPLAARARRGLGSSTAADPLAEDFATASDLRFESPLEVVKYPDPVLRARNKRISTFDANLRALADEMFDIMYKTDGIGLSAPQVGVNVQLMVFNPAGVKGEGEEIVLVNPVVYKSAKRLLVFEEGCLSFPGIYGSVLRPESVKIEAQDVTGAKIKVKLSGLPARVFQHEFDHLLGILFFDRMTMDVLETVREELKNLEKKYEERTGLASPETVENYEGAKDVFSFSR, encoded by the exons ATGACGATCGTTCGGCAGTCAGAGGTGTCAGGCGCGAGCCACGAGCACGATCCACGAGCGCGCGTCTTACCTCTCACGGCGTCCTCGCTCAGCCCACCCTCCGGCTCCGGCCACTGCTCACCGCCTCTTGCCGGACGCCCCAAAAAATCGAAGCCGAAGGGAGAAGGCGCCGCTCCCATGGCCGCTGGCCTCTGCCCGCGCCTCCGCGTCTTCATGGCCTCCTCTCGCCCGCTCCTGGCCGCGCGCTCCGGAGCGCTGCCCCAACCCCTGCGCCGCGCCGGCCCGGCCATGCCCCTCGCCGCCCGCGCACGCCGCGGCTTAggctcctccaccgccgccgaccCGCTCGCCGAAGACTTCGCCACGG CTTCTGACCTCCGGTTCGAATCGCCACTCGAGGTAGTCAAATACCCCGACCCCGTCCTGCGCGCGCGCAACAAGCGCATCAGCACGTTCGATGCCAACCTCCGCGCTCTGGCCGATGAGATGTTCGACATTATGTACAA GACCGATGGCATTGGTCTCTCAGCACCACAAGTTGGAGTCAATGTGCAGCTTATGGTATTCAATCCTGCTGGGGTgaagggggaaggagaggagaTTGTTCTTGTCAACCCAGTGGTATACAAGTCCGCGAAACGATTGCTTGTGTTTGAAGAAGGGTGCTTATCGTTTCCTGGAATATATGGCAGTGTGTTG AGACCAGAAAGTGTGAAAATTGAAGCTCAAGATGTTACAGGGGCAAAGATCAAAGTAAAATTATCTGGTCTACCTGCAAGAGTTTTCCAGCATGAGTTTGATCATTTGCTG GGGATTCTTTTCTTTGATAGAATGACAATGGATGTTCTTGAAACCGTACGTGAGGAACTGAAG aacCTAGAGAAGAAATACGAGGAAAGAACAGGACTAGCGAGTCCTGAAACTGTTGAGAACTATGAGGGTGCAAAAGATGTCTTTAGTTTTTCAAGATGA